One Lucilia cuprina isolate Lc7/37 chromosome 4, ASM2204524v1, whole genome shotgun sequence DNA segment encodes these proteins:
- the LOC111687041 gene encoding uncharacterized protein LOC111687041, whose amino-acid sequence MPRSLQRLSLVVQTVLSLIECPVCLDTITPPAMQCQNGHLLCVNCRIRAEKCPVCRDRYYPRPALIAEQIQSAITSALNLCRNEDKVRQKIFGRHKRQRQLVKTTLECLGQKQPLQQVHKSLTTDLQHLEQKSLDVKTCSTKTINRKCDRKVTDKFFKCGSGNKSTTCNKFLTKLLNSKAYSMENLTNDHNNTTTTNNIFNTCHTTILSAISQPQLFAIQPTHEPGGADTGLQMQFVTRHQQQQTSSSPLSSLVTNTNQFNDLPRTVATKHHYMLTHKPNIVSTENNLNMNSKLCCKRKPNNKIEHLSISTDIDLTRTKENITCLLESPQIVMNGNNKRPCPTTICETSYATIPRAIKIKEKHFTQRTMCQNDIQAVKVTESSVLQTNLPKSHSSSMTSLNLSLTMSSSATTTTAPSTTSYCCCYNCCSCSASSSCSVIAQNCQSSLSTPTSSPPPASPSTATH is encoded by the coding sequence ATGCCACGTTCGTTGCAAAGGCTCTCGCTAGTAGTACAAACTGTATTAAGTTTAATCGAATGTCCCGTTTGTCTGGACACGATAACACCACCCGCAATGCAATGTCAAAATGGTCATTTGCTGTGTGTCAATTGTCGTATACGTGCTGAAAAGTGTCCAGTGTGCCGGGATCGTTATTATCCAAGACCGGCTTTAATTGCTGAACAAATACAGTCGGCCATTACAAGTGCTTTGAATTTATGTCGCAATGAAGATAAAGTGCGTCAGAAAATCTTCGGACGGCACAAGAGACAACGACAATTGGTGAAGACAACATTGGAATGTTTGGGACAAAAACAACCACTACAACAAGTACATAAATCCTTAACGACAGACTTACAACATCTAGAGCAAAAATCGTTAGACGTTAAAACTTGTAGTACAAAAACAATCAATAGAAAATGTGATAGAAAAGTAACAGACAAGTTTTTCAAATGTGGCAGTGGCAACAAAAGTACAAcatgcaataaatttttaacaaaacttttaaactcgAAAGCATATTCAATGGAAAATCTAACAAATGACCATAATAATACTACAACAACTAACAACATTTTCAACACTTGCCACACAACGATATTGTCTGCAATATCTCAACCTCAATTGTTTGCGATACAACCGACACACGAACCTGGGGGTGCAGACACTGGATTACAAATGCAATTTGTAACAAGACATCAGCAACAACAGACATCATCATCACCCTTATCATCATTAGTAACAAACACAAATCAATTTAACGATTTACCCAGAACTGTTGCTACTAAACATCACTACATGCTAacgcacaaacccaatatagtTAGTACTGAAAATAATTTGAACATGAATTCAAAACTCTGTTGCAAGCGAAAGcccaataataaaatagaacatTTATCAATATCAACCGATATAGATTTAACAAGAAccaaagaaaatataacatGTCTTTTGGAATCACCCCAGATAGTTATGAATGGCAATAATAAAAGACCCTGTCCAACAACAATATGTGAAACATCATATGCCACAATACCAAGagccataaaaataaaggagAAACATTTCACACAACGAACCATGTGTCAAAATGATATACAGGCAGTCAAAGTTACAGAATCTTCAGTGTTGCAAACAAATTTACCAAAATCACACAGTTCATCAATGAcatctttaaatttaagtttaacaatgtcTTCATCagctactactactactgctcCTTCTACAACGtcttattgttgctgttataaCTGTTGTAGTTGTTCGGCATCATCGTCTTGCTCAGTAATAGCTCAAAACTGTCAGTCTTCATTGTCGACACCAACATCATCACCACCACCAGCATCACCATCCACAGCAACACACTAA